The DNA window GGTTCGTGTCCATCGTCACGAAGATCGTCGGCTTGTCGCCGTCTCGATCCCGGATGTCGATGGCCGTGGCCAGGATCGCGTGGTCCTGCGAGCTGGCGTCGAGCCCGACCATCAGCGAAGGGCGCCGCTCCGGGATCGCGATCCGCAGCGACCCACCCCCATCGAACGGCACCCCCGAGGCCAGCGACACCCCACCGCGCCTCAGATCATCGAGCAGCCGCGCAATCTTGCGCGCATTGCGCCCGCGCTCCGATCCCTCGTGCTTGAACTGGTCGATCTCCTCGATCGCGTAGATCGGGATGACCAGATCGTTGTCCTCGAACTTGAAGATGGCGTGCGGATCGTGGAGGAGGACGTTCGCGTCGAGGACGTAGTTCTTCTTCATGTTCTGCGCACCGTGGAATTAGCCGTCGCCCGGAGCGGCGGCAAGGGCGCAGGTCACACGAAGCGGACGTATCTCGTCCGACGGATCAGGGGCTCGCCGTCGAGGTCCACGTCGGCCGCGCCACTCGCGAAGGCGAGCTGCCCGTACGCGGTCCACGTTGCTCCCGTCCGTGTCGGGACGGTATCGCCGAGCGAGAGGTGGAGGCCGGGCATGTTCTCGTCATGCACCACCTCACCGAGCGCCTCGCGGATCCCCAGGTTCGCGCCCAGGCTGAGGAGCCCGACCCGGTCGCGATCCTTCGACTCGGCCATGAAGGTCTCCACGTAGCGCCGCAGCGTGATGTCGCTGCACTCGACCCGGCGCACCCGGCTCCCCTCGATCGTCAGCTTGATCGGCCGCGACGTGAGCAGCCCTGACCGCGCCCCGAACCCCCCGCCGATGGAGGCATCCACCACGTAGACGCCGTTCACCGTCGCCGGAGAGCTGATCAGCGCGCCGAATGGCACGTTGATCCAGTGCCCAGGCACCACCGCGTGGCCGTTCGCGAACCAGCGGAGGTGCGGCGCCATCTCCACGTCGAGGTGGGTCCCCGCCAGGCTGCGGACCGAGAGCCGGGACGCCGGCCGCATCGCGGCGCGCACCGCCTGGAGCAGCTCGAACACGCGCCCCGTGCTCGCCATCATGCTCCCGATGAACGCGCGTCGCCCGGTGCCGATCATGTGCACGTGCCGCGTCCTCGCCCCGATCACCGCGTTGATCAGCGCGTAGCGGGCGTCGTACTCCCCCTCTTCCCACGAGACCACCATCACCGTCGCCGTGGCCCCGTGGATCGCGCGCAGGACGGCCGAGGGACACGCCGGCAGTGGCCTGCGCTCGATGCTCCCCCACGCCAGCCGCTCGACGAGCACGCCCCGCTCGGCGGCCGCATGCTCGAACGCCGCGGCGATGTCCGCGTTCGCTTCGTCGTGCACGATCACCACGTGATCCGACGGGCCGATTCCGAGCAGCTCCTCCACGACGCG is part of the Chondromyces crocatus genome and encodes:
- a CDS encoding aminopeptidase, yielding MTPACRVVEELLGIGPSDHVVIVHDEANADIAAAFEHAAAERGVLVERLAWGSIERRPLPACPSAVLRAIHGATATVMVVSWEEGEYDARYALINAVIGARTRHVHMIGTGRRAFIGSMMASTGRVFELLQAVRAAMRPASRLSVRSLAGTHLDVEMAPHLRWFANGHAVVPGHWINVPFGALISSPATVNGVYVVDASIGGGFGARSGLLTSRPIKLTIEGSRVRRVECSDITLRRYVETFMAESKDRDRVGLLSLGANLGIREALGEVVHDENMPGLHLSLGDTVPTRTGATWTAYGQLAFASGAADVDLDGEPLIRRTRYVRFV